A window of the Desulforapulum autotrophicum HRM2 genome harbors these coding sequences:
- a CDS encoding UpxY family transcription antiterminator codes for MSQEKSWYTLLTKSRFENVVFNDIQKKSIEVFLPKIKKRSQRKDRKLMIDVPLFPGYLFVNITLDPVTHLSVVKTTGAVRLLGYSSGPVPVPSAHIESLKIVTGTGLDVVSGTINTLQKGERVLVVRGPFSGVKGEFLRHKGKDRVIIKIETLGQFAGVEIDREDLEILPAILS; via the coding sequence ATGAGTCAAGAAAAATCATGGTACACCCTTTTAACCAAGAGCCGCTTTGAAAACGTTGTATTCAACGATATCCAGAAGAAATCCATTGAGGTATTTCTTCCAAAGATAAAAAAAAGAAGCCAGCGGAAAGACAGAAAATTAATGATCGATGTCCCCCTGTTTCCGGGCTATCTTTTTGTCAACATAACCCTTGACCCAGTGACACATTTAAGCGTGGTCAAGACCACGGGGGCCGTTCGGCTTTTAGGATATTCGTCGGGTCCGGTTCCTGTTCCATCAGCCCATATTGAATCCCTTAAAATCGTTACGGGGACAGGTCTTGACGTGGTCAGCGGGACTATTAATACCCTTCAAAAAGGGGAACGGGTGCTTGTAGTCCGAGGCCCTTTTTCAGGGGTCAAAGGAGAATTTCTGCGCCATAAGGGCAAGGATCGTGTAATCATAAAGATCGAAACCCTAGGCCAGTTTGCAGGAGTTGAAATTGACAGGGAAGATTTGGAGATATTACCAGCCATACTATCCTAA
- the metG gene encoding methionine--tRNA ligase has product MKTSDPRYFTTPIYYVNAKPHLGHAYTTIATDVAARYSRMCARPTYFLTGTDEHGDKIVEAATREETSPKAYVDRISALFKNLWPRLNISNDHFIRTTDPDHIKVVENLLTRIHESGDIYFSEYEGIYCFGCERFYQERELVDGKCPDHGTVPKKIKESNYFFAMGKYQDWLIDHITRNPDFIRPERYRNEVLSFLKEPLEDLCISRPKSRLTWGITLPFDHDYVTYVWFDALTNYLSALGYPDGERFKTFWPHTRHFVAKDIIKPHGIYWPCMLKAAGIDPYQSLNVHGFWNVGGSKMSKSIGNVTDPVEIIDTYGVDTFRYFLMREMVFGLDSNFTEDSIVQRINSDLANDLGNLFSRVVSMVHRYFKGETPGVDKGLDKDLSLEHQAWECVEKFTLHMEETEFHKALISVWEFISTMNRYIDTQAPWTLSKDPEKKPALETVMYNLVQGLRTVSCLIYPIMPDTSHRMLTILNIQPPRDRDFYTMAEIFPWHGVKAGTLIQKAPVLFPRIDVPVGKKTADTKPSKKQVGKTGLKDPKPAVSIEDFSKIDLRSGLVVSAEKIEGSNKLLKLTVDLGEKTPRQIIAGLAKEYTPDQIVGKGVVVVANLLPATIMGETSQGMVLAVKQSKTLSLIEFNEKIKPGNQIR; this is encoded by the coding sequence ATGAAGACAAGTGATCCCCGTTACTTCACAACCCCCATCTACTATGTGAATGCCAAACCCCACCTGGGGCATGCATATACCACCATTGCAACCGACGTTGCAGCCCGTTACAGCCGGATGTGCGCAAGACCAACCTATTTTCTGACTGGAACCGATGAGCACGGTGACAAGATCGTCGAGGCTGCAACCCGGGAAGAGACATCACCCAAGGCCTATGTGGACAGAATCAGTGCCCTTTTCAAGAACCTTTGGCCCAGGCTCAACATCAGCAACGACCATTTCATCCGGACAACAGATCCGGACCATATCAAGGTGGTGGAAAATCTGCTCACCCGGATCCACGAGTCAGGGGACATCTACTTCAGTGAGTATGAAGGTATCTACTGCTTTGGATGCGAACGTTTTTACCAGGAACGTGAACTTGTGGACGGGAAATGCCCTGACCACGGGACTGTTCCGAAAAAGATAAAAGAATCCAACTATTTCTTTGCCATGGGCAAATACCAGGATTGGCTCATTGATCACATCACCAGAAACCCCGATTTTATAAGGCCGGAACGATATCGAAACGAGGTGCTTTCGTTTCTCAAGGAACCCCTGGAGGATCTTTGCATCTCACGCCCAAAATCAAGGCTCACCTGGGGAATCACCCTCCCCTTTGACCATGACTATGTCACCTATGTGTGGTTTGACGCCCTGACCAACTATCTTTCGGCCTTGGGATATCCCGATGGAGAGCGGTTTAAGACTTTCTGGCCCCACACCCGGCACTTTGTGGCAAAGGACATTATCAAACCCCACGGCATCTACTGGCCCTGTATGCTCAAGGCTGCCGGGATAGACCCCTACCAAAGCCTCAATGTCCACGGATTCTGGAACGTGGGCGGATCAAAAATGTCAAAGAGCATCGGCAATGTCACCGACCCGGTTGAGATCATCGACACCTACGGGGTTGACACCTTTCGCTATTTTCTCATGCGGGAAATGGTGTTCGGACTTGATTCAAATTTTACCGAAGACTCCATTGTTCAACGGATCAATTCAGATCTTGCCAACGATCTTGGGAATCTTTTCTCCAGGGTGGTATCCATGGTCCACCGTTATTTTAAAGGCGAGACCCCCGGGGTTGACAAGGGTCTGGACAAGGATCTCTCCCTTGAGCACCAGGCCTGGGAGTGTGTTGAAAAATTCACCCTTCACATGGAGGAAACCGAATTCCACAAGGCTCTCATTTCGGTATGGGAGTTCATCAGCACCATGAACAGGTACATTGACACCCAGGCCCCATGGACTCTGTCAAAAGATCCGGAAAAAAAACCGGCCCTGGAAACAGTCATGTACAACCTTGTCCAGGGGTTGAGAACCGTCTCCTGCCTTATCTATCCAATCATGCCCGACACCTCCCACAGGATGCTGACCATTCTCAACATTCAACCACCCCGGGACCGAGACTTTTATACCATGGCTGAAATTTTCCCCTGGCATGGGGTCAAGGCCGGGACCTTGATCCAAAAGGCCCCTGTTTTGTTTCCACGAATTGATGTCCCTGTCGGCAAAAAAACGGCTGATACCAAACCTTCAAAAAAACAAGTGGGCAAGACCGGACTCAAGGATCCAAAACCTGCCGTTTCCATTGAGGATTTTTCAAAAATAGACCTGAGGAGCGGCCTTGTGGTTTCAGCAGAAAAAATTGAAGGCTCCAATAAACTTTTAAAACTCACGGTTGACCTTGGGGAAAAGACCCCCCGCCAGATCATTGCAGGCCTTGCAAAAGAGTATACGCCGGACCAGATTGTTGGGAAGGGCGTTGTCGTGGTTGCCAACCTTTTACCGGCCACCATCATGGGTGAAACCTCCCAGGGCATGGTCCTTGCTGTTAAACAGAGCAAAACACTGAGCTTGATCGAATTCAACGAAAAGATCAAACCTGGAAACCAAATCAGATAG
- the holB gene encoding DNA polymerase III subunit delta' codes for MQFHDQPDTCLSIKGGVNLPQDLVALLATLKIPNALLFVGNPDLGKVETALAFARALNCQGEKRNDGLACDQCRSCKKILSSMHPDIICVAPVKERIKISQIREIYGQIKAKPHEAKFRMVLIQGAEAMNPEASNALLKILEEPPERTFFILTTERTDGLLPTILSRCRQVTFSPMDQGKIEQILVRDHGIDTTTAGIAASWSQGSLQKALKFTGIVKSDDTTDWPERRRWMITAISTLIRGANPGVALLLAEKINQNPELLGGTLAILESFFRDMVVFKYNTEKIINSDFQTLLTETDSGISTQRVLSWITELHHVEKKIKANAGIRLTLEAFLFKLIPARQLA; via the coding sequence ATGCAGTTCCATGACCAGCCAGATACCTGTCTCAGTATCAAGGGTGGGGTTAACCTGCCCCAGGATCTTGTAGCCCTGCTTGCAACACTTAAAATTCCCAATGCACTTTTGTTTGTAGGCAACCCGGATCTTGGGAAAGTTGAAACGGCCCTTGCCTTTGCAAGGGCCCTGAACTGCCAGGGAGAAAAAAGGAACGACGGACTCGCCTGCGACCAGTGCAGGTCATGTAAAAAGATTCTTTCGTCCATGCATCCGGATATCATCTGTGTGGCCCCTGTAAAGGAGCGAATCAAGATCTCACAGATCAGGGAGATTTACGGGCAGATCAAGGCAAAGCCCCATGAGGCAAAGTTCCGCATGGTTCTGATTCAAGGGGCCGAGGCCATGAACCCCGAAGCTTCAAATGCCTTGTTAAAAATCCTTGAAGAGCCACCGGAACGTACTTTTTTCATTCTGACGACGGAACGAACCGACGGTCTTCTGCCAACCATCCTGTCCCGTTGCAGACAGGTGACATTTTCCCCCATGGACCAGGGAAAAATCGAACAGATCCTGGTCAGAGACCACGGCATTGACACAACTACGGCAGGGATTGCGGCTTCATGGTCCCAGGGAAGCCTTCAAAAGGCCCTTAAATTTACAGGTATTGTGAAGAGTGATGACACCACGGACTGGCCGGAAAGAAGAAGATGGATGATCACGGCAATTTCCACGCTGATCCGCGGTGCCAACCCAGGAGTAGCCCTCCTCCTTGCGGAAAAAATCAACCAGAATCCTGAGCTTCTCGGTGGAACCCTGGCCATTCTTGAAAGTTTTTTCAGGGATATGGTTGTGTTTAAATACAATACCGAAAAGATAATCAATTCAGACTTTCAAACCCTTTTAACCGAAACAGATTCTGGGATTTCAACTCAAAGGGTCCTTTCATGGATCACTGAACTCCACCATGTTGAAAAAAAAATCAAGGCCAATGCAGGCATCCGATTGACCTTGGAGGCTTTTTTGTTTAAGCTTATACCTGCCAGGCAATTGGCCTGA
- a CDS encoding HU family DNA-binding protein has translation MNKLELISVLKQRADLTKTEAAEIVEIFFDSLTEALANDERVEIRGLCSFFIKEYKSYTGRNPKTGAKVTIPAKKLPFFKCGKELKERVDF, from the coding sequence ATGAATAAACTTGAGCTGATCTCCGTCCTGAAACAGAGGGCTGATCTTACAAAAACTGAAGCCGCCGAAATTGTTGAAATTTTTTTTGACTCGTTGACCGAAGCCCTTGCCAATGATGAACGTGTGGAAATCCGAGGACTGTGCAGTTTTTTTATTAAAGAGTACAAAAGTTACACCGGTAGAAACCCCAAAACCGGTGCCAAGGTAACCATTCCCGCAAAAAAACTTCCTTTTTTCAAGTGCGGAAAAGAATTGAAAGAGCGAGTAGACTTCTAA
- a CDS encoding LPS-assembly protein LptD, with the protein MLLILLLLALPATAKALMDKQDQPVAWHISAAKGTHDYERGLYIADGEVVIKGGTTRLEADHLEFNSATNDAMARGHVLLISGEDTVTCEALTINLTTETGTIYDGTIFVQENNFYIRGQKITKTGKDSYLAQQASLTSCNTETPDWKITAKNVRVTIGGYGVAKHATLYARNIPALYTPFLGFPAKTRRQTGLLTPEYSLSDRKGFELNLPLFLAINRASDATLYADYMEKRGTKLGLEYRYILGSQSKGTLFFDYLDDQKIDDGTDATSDYSYSTTPDRTNTDRYWFRMKHDQALPMGWKAKLDLDVVSDADYLHEFKDGYTGFTNTQNTFADNFGRNLDDYDDTTRTNQLNLNRTWDTYSLNVDVDWYDDVEARQLNEDDTTLQTLPAVTLNTVYQRINRSDVYFDLDAGYKNFFRQDTTSALVNGQRADIHPSLYYPIKAGRYLNVEPSVGLRQTAWYSDDYTLSGEDESSGGFSHRELVDLNLEMSTRFSRIFTPGNDFAERIKHEIVPALEYNYIPDVDQDDLPFFDDEDRVARQNQVTWSVTNRFTTRKIKPVPLDRKTSVTSIADTPVNATPKTPETQVVYHEFAWVKLYQTYYFDDLTYYDDDDDDDDVTRYDIDKSFSDLSLESEFSPYNWLSLEMDVDWSAQDNQFTMCNTGFTLKDNRKDTVQFRYRYQSEESELVDVDPSETLYVKTNVVITPSLNAFISHEEDLYNNERVETSTGIGYHRQCWSMVLTYRDQPDDRSVGFFINLYGIGEFGQE; encoded by the coding sequence ATGCTGCTGATACTGTTACTGCTGGCTCTGCCCGCCACGGCTAAAGCCCTCATGGACAAACAAGATCAGCCGGTCGCCTGGCATATTTCAGCAGCAAAGGGAACCCACGACTATGAAAGAGGTCTCTATATTGCCGACGGAGAGGTTGTAATCAAAGGCGGCACAACCCGACTTGAGGCAGACCATCTGGAGTTTAACAGCGCCACAAATGATGCCATGGCAAGGGGTCATGTGCTCTTGATCTCTGGAGAAGATACGGTCACCTGCGAGGCCCTTACCATCAACCTTACCACAGAGACCGGCACCATCTATGACGGCACCATCTTTGTTCAGGAGAACAATTTTTATATCCGGGGACAAAAAATAACAAAGACCGGAAAGGACAGTTACCTTGCCCAACAGGCATCCCTTACCTCATGCAACACCGAAACCCCTGACTGGAAAATTACGGCAAAAAATGTTCGGGTGACCATTGGCGGGTATGGGGTTGCAAAGCATGCCACCCTCTATGCCCGTAACATCCCTGCCCTCTACACGCCTTTTCTGGGATTTCCAGCTAAAACACGTCGTCAGACCGGTCTTCTTACCCCAGAATACAGCCTTTCTGACCGAAAAGGATTTGAGCTGAACCTGCCCCTGTTTCTGGCCATCAATCGAGCAAGCGATGCTACTCTGTATGCCGATTACATGGAAAAAAGAGGAACAAAACTTGGCCTTGAATATCGGTATATTCTGGGCAGTCAATCAAAGGGAACACTATTCTTTGATTATCTTGATGACCAGAAAATCGATGACGGAACTGATGCCACATCAGATTACAGCTATAGCACCACCCCCGATAGAACAAACACGGACCGTTACTGGTTCAGGATGAAGCACGACCAGGCCCTTCCCATGGGATGGAAGGCCAAACTTGATCTTGATGTTGTGAGCGATGCTGACTATCTCCACGAGTTCAAGGACGGATACACAGGGTTTACAAACACCCAGAACACCTTTGCCGACAACTTTGGCAGAAACCTGGACGACTATGATGACACCACCCGGACAAACCAGCTGAACCTGAACAGGACCTGGGATACCTACAGCCTGAATGTGGACGTTGACTGGTATGACGATGTGGAAGCCAGACAGTTAAATGAAGACGACACAACACTTCAGACCCTGCCGGCAGTTACCCTCAATACCGTGTATCAAAGAATCAACCGGTCTGACGTTTATTTTGATCTTGATGCCGGATACAAGAATTTTTTTCGCCAGGATACCACCTCGGCCCTGGTCAATGGCCAGCGGGCCGATATCCACCCCTCCCTTTATTATCCCATTAAAGCCGGCAGATACCTTAACGTTGAACCTTCCGTCGGCCTCAGGCAGACAGCCTGGTATTCCGACGACTACACCCTCTCGGGCGAGGACGAGAGTTCTGGAGGATTCAGTCACAGAGAACTTGTGGATTTAAACCTTGAAATGTCCACCCGGTTCTCCCGGATTTTTACCCCTGGCAACGATTTTGCCGAAAGAATTAAGCACGAAATTGTTCCCGCCCTGGAGTATAATTATATTCCGGATGTTGACCAGGACGACCTCCCCTTTTTTGATGACGAGGACAGGGTTGCAAGGCAGAACCAGGTAACCTGGTCCGTGACAAACCGATTTACCACTCGAAAGATCAAACCCGTCCCATTGGACAGAAAAACATCCGTTACTTCCATTGCTGATACCCCGGTGAACGCCACCCCAAAAACGCCCGAAACCCAAGTCGTCTACCATGAATTTGCCTGGGTAAAGCTCTATCAAACCTATTATTTTGATGACCTGACCTATTATGATGATGATGATGACGATGATGATGTCACACGATACGACATAGACAAATCCTTTTCAGACCTCAGTCTTGAAAGCGAGTTTTCCCCGTATAACTGGCTCTCCCTTGAAATGGATGTTGACTGGTCTGCCCAGGACAATCAATTCACAATGTGTAACACGGGTTTCACCCTGAAGGACAACAGAAAAGACACAGTTCAATTCCGATATCGCTACCAAAGTGAAGAGAGTGAACTCGTAGACGTGGACCCCTCAGAGACGCTGTATGTAAAAACAAACGTAGTCATCACCCCAAGTCTTAACGCATTTATATCCCATGAAGAGGATCTATATAACAACGAACGGGTTGAAACCTCCACAGGTATCGGGTACCACAGGCAGTGCTGGTCCATGGTCCTGACCTATCGAGACCAACCTGATGACAGGTCCGTTGGTTTTTTCATAAATTTATACGGCATCGGAGAGTTTGGACAAGAATGA
- a CDS encoding cysteine synthase — protein MTYSILDAIGNTPLVEIKNMHSFPGVTILAKLEYLNPGGSIKDRAALSMIEQGEISGELIPGKTVIEATSGNTGIGLAMICSVKGYPLLLTMAESASEERKSILKARGAEIRLTPGHLGSDGAIEEVYRLARENPDTYFMTDQYNNPANWLAHYRTTAPEIWEQTCGKVTSVVASLGTSGTLMGISRRLKELNPLIRIVGAEPYLGHGIQGLKNMKESYRPDIFDKTLLDEKINIDDETAFATARMLAKKEGLFVGMSSGAAMAVALVEAARIEKGTVVVIFPDGGERYLSTSLFKVKDNINLTLYNTLTRSQERFEPKAQGKVAVYTCGPTVHKAMDPTRFRRFVATDLLVRYLEYRGLTVNHVVNITDLDDRTIKGSERMDMTVPEFTRPHIRSFKKDLTRLGVRPAQAYPLVSEHIEDMVAVAERLVEQGVAYEKLNSLYCDISSLEGYGSLSGVNLDKIRVGATVDLDDYEKDNPRDFTLLKRVGLSELKRGVCVRTKWGNVRPSLHLQCAALAMKYHGGGFDIHTGSRELLFPHHENENAMSRALVKEPLARIWVHCDCVTYDGSLGVETLGEVDLDLLEKLGWEPRVVRFFLLSCHYRKPLTFSSQGLIDAGRALDRFDRCIESLSQVREGEPFPGMDQLLYDIRNGFISSMDDDLKISGVMAVLFKGVKTLNRLIACHQIDARGAREVLALFREINGVLNIFEFEPGKSVSHEAAALIEKREAARLSGQWTLADRLRQEIKALGVEINDKKV, from the coding sequence ATGACCTATTCTATTCTTGACGCCATTGGAAACACCCCACTGGTTGAAATAAAAAACATGCATTCCTTTCCAGGTGTTACCATCCTTGCCAAGCTTGAGTATTTGAATCCTGGCGGGTCCATTAAGGACCGGGCTGCCCTGTCCATGATTGAACAGGGGGAGATCAGCGGTGAGTTGATTCCGGGGAAGACAGTAATCGAAGCAACAAGCGGGAATACGGGAATTGGACTTGCCATGATCTGTTCGGTAAAGGGGTATCCCTTGCTTTTGACCATGGCCGAATCCGCAAGCGAAGAGAGAAAGAGCATTCTTAAGGCAAGGGGTGCTGAAATCAGGCTTACACCGGGTCACCTCGGATCGGACGGTGCCATTGAGGAGGTGTACCGGCTTGCCCGGGAAAATCCTGACACCTATTTCATGACAGACCAGTACAACAATCCTGCAAACTGGCTTGCCCACTACCGGACAACGGCACCTGAGATCTGGGAACAGACCTGTGGAAAGGTGACCAGCGTTGTGGCTTCCCTTGGCACCAGCGGCACTCTTATGGGTATCTCCCGCAGATTAAAGGAGCTTAATCCCCTGATACGAATCGTGGGTGCAGAACCCTATCTCGGCCACGGGATTCAGGGGCTTAAAAACATGAAGGAGTCGTACCGGCCCGATATATTTGATAAAACATTGTTGGATGAAAAAATAAACATCGACGATGAAACCGCCTTTGCGACGGCTCGAATGCTGGCAAAAAAAGAAGGATTGTTTGTGGGCATGAGCAGCGGTGCTGCCATGGCCGTTGCCCTTGTTGAGGCAGCCAGGATAGAGAAGGGCACGGTGGTGGTTATTTTCCCAGACGGTGGTGAAAGATATCTTTCAACCTCTCTTTTCAAGGTCAAGGACAATATTAACCTTACGCTTTACAACACCCTGACCCGCAGCCAGGAGCGGTTTGAACCAAAGGCCCAGGGCAAGGTTGCCGTCTACACCTGCGGGCCAACGGTTCATAAAGCCATGGACCCGACCCGGTTCAGGCGCTTTGTGGCAACGGATCTTCTGGTTCGCTACCTTGAATACCGTGGACTGACCGTCAACCATGTGGTGAACATAACAGATCTGGATGATCGGACCATCAAGGGATCTGAGCGTATGGACATGACGGTTCCTGAATTCACACGCCCCCATATTCGATCATTTAAAAAAGACCTCACTCGTCTGGGGGTGCGTCCGGCCCAGGCCTATCCCCTTGTTTCTGAGCACATCGAAGATATGGTGGCGGTTGCAGAAAGGCTTGTTGAACAAGGGGTTGCCTATGAAAAACTCAACTCCCTCTATTGTGATATTTCAAGCCTGGAAGGTTATGGCTCTCTTTCCGGGGTGAATCTTGATAAAATAAGGGTTGGGGCAACCGTTGACCTGGATGATTATGAGAAAGATAATCCAAGGGATTTTACCCTCCTTAAAAGGGTGGGGCTTTCCGAGCTCAAAAGGGGGGTGTGCGTCCGGACAAAGTGGGGCAACGTTCGACCTTCCCTTCATCTCCAGTGTGCGGCCCTTGCAATGAAATACCATGGTGGCGGGTTTGACATCCATACGGGGTCAAGGGAGTTGTTGTTTCCCCACCATGAGAACGAGAACGCCATGTCAAGGGCTCTTGTAAAAGAGCCCCTTGCAAGAATCTGGGTGCACTGTGATTGCGTGACCTATGATGGCAGTCTGGGAGTGGAAACCCTTGGGGAGGTTGACCTTGATCTGCTTGAAAAACTTGGTTGGGAGCCGAGGGTTGTACGGTTTTTTCTTCTCTCCTGTCACTATCGTAAACCCCTGACCTTCTCAAGCCAGGGGCTCATTGACGCAGGGAGGGCCCTTGACCGGTTTGATCGTTGTATTGAGTCCCTTTCCCAGGTTCGGGAGGGGGAACCCTTTCCTGGGATGGATCAGCTCCTTTATGACATACGCAATGGTTTCATCTCTTCAATGGACGATGATCTTAAAATTTCAGGGGTGATGGCTGTGCTGTTCAAAGGGGTAAAAACCCTCAACCGTCTCATTGCCTGCCATCAGATTGACGCCAGGGGTGCCCGGGAGGTTTTGGCGCTTTTCAGGGAGATCAACGGCGTGTTGAACATATTTGAATTCGAACCGGGAAAATCGGTTTCCCATGAGGCAGCAGCCCTTATTGAAAAGAGAGAGGCTGCAAGGTTGAGCGGGCAATGGACCCTTGCAGACCGACTCAGACAGGAAATCAAAGCCCTGGGTGTTGAGATTAACGACAAAAAGGTGTGA
- a CDS encoding PSP1 domain-containing protein: protein MTKIAGIRFKPAGKIYDFDCGAFVLNTGDKVIVETEQGLGFGVVTIPPSVLDPDKKKKQLKKVFRIATEADFQKREKNKQMEKGAFAFCQGCISKLGLKMNLFTVESTFDAVKLTFFYTAEGRVDFRELVKILVKEFRIRIEMRQVGIRNQSKQCGGIGRCGREICCSSFMKNFDPVSIKMAKEQGLSLNPTKISGLCGRLMCCLTFENKTYKLLKKELPKPGKIVETPKGPGKVIRQNVLRQTVTLRLEDGSEFEADNKELSKGKDSINEDK from the coding sequence ATGACAAAAATTGCAGGTATTCGTTTCAAACCTGCCGGTAAAATATACGATTTTGACTGCGGTGCCTTTGTCCTTAACACAGGTGATAAGGTGATCGTTGAAACTGAACAGGGACTTGGGTTTGGCGTTGTCACCATCCCACCGTCTGTTCTTGACCCGGACAAAAAAAAGAAACAGCTCAAAAAAGTATTTCGGATTGCAACGGAAGCAGATTTTCAAAAGCGGGAAAAGAACAAACAGATGGAAAAAGGGGCCTTTGCCTTTTGCCAGGGATGTATTTCAAAGCTTGGTCTGAAGATGAATCTTTTCACCGTTGAAAGCACCTTTGATGCGGTCAAACTCACCTTTTTTTACACGGCCGAGGGCCGGGTGGACTTCCGGGAACTTGTCAAAATTCTTGTCAAGGAATTCCGCATCCGTATTGAGATGCGCCAGGTGGGTATCCGGAACCAGTCAAAACAATGCGGCGGCATCGGCAGGTGCGGCCGTGAAATCTGCTGTTCTTCGTTCATGAAGAACTTTGACCCAGTTTCAATCAAGATGGCAAAGGAACAGGGGCTCTCCCTTAATCCCACCAAAATCTCCGGCCTTTGCGGACGACTGATGTGCTGTCTGACCTTTGAGAACAAGACCTACAAGCTGCTCAAAAAAGAGCTCCCAAAACCTGGAAAAATTGTTGAGACCCCCAAGGGTCCCGGCAAGGTAATTCGCCAGAATGTTCTCAGACAGACGGTCACTCTACGCCTTGAGGATGGTTCTGAATTTGAAGCTGACAATAAAGAGTTAAGCAAAGGGAAAGATTCGATCAATGAAGACAAGTGA
- the tmk gene encoding dTMP kinase: protein MFITLEGIEGSGKTTQIKPLVDCLGQNGYEAVVTREPGATVIGKKIRAILLDPGNSGMSDLCELFLYGADRAQHLSEVIIPALGAGKTVVCDRFTDATTVYQGAARGISKELIDIIHSVVVKDLCPDLTILFDLDPETGLARTVKALTDGERTLDESRFERETLEFHERVRQGYLALAAAEQDRFLVVDARGTQEQVFTEIVSGINRRLGIDLVGIDSAMIDPRVKG, encoded by the coding sequence ATGTTTATCACACTTGAAGGGATTGAAGGTTCAGGCAAGACAACACAGATTAAACCATTGGTCGACTGTTTGGGTCAAAATGGGTATGAAGCCGTTGTCACAAGAGAGCCTGGAGCTACGGTTATTGGAAAAAAAATACGAGCCATCCTCCTTGATCCCGGGAACAGCGGGATGTCGGATCTGTGTGAGCTTTTTCTTTATGGTGCAGACCGGGCCCAGCATCTGTCTGAAGTGATAATTCCTGCATTGGGGGCGGGGAAAACCGTTGTTTGCGACAGGTTCACCGATGCCACCACGGTCTATCAGGGGGCGGCCCGGGGAATATCCAAAGAGCTGATCGACATCATCCATTCGGTGGTTGTCAAGGACCTTTGCCCGGACCTCACCATTTTGTTTGACCTTGATCCTGAAACAGGCCTCGCCCGGACAGTTAAAGCATTGACGGATGGTGAAAGGACCCTTGATGAAAGCCGGTTTGAAAGGGAAACCCTCGAGTTCCACGAACGGGTAAGACAGGGTTATCTTGCCCTTGCTGCAGCAGAACAGGACCGTTTTCTTGTGGTTGATGCAAGGGGAACCCAGGAGCAGGTTTTTACCGAAATTGTTTCTGGAATTAACAGACGCCTTGGTATTGATCTTGTCGGCATTGATTCGGCCATGATTGATCCCAGGGTTAAAGGATGA